From Triticum urartu cultivar G1812 chromosome 2, Tu2.1, whole genome shotgun sequence, a single genomic window includes:
- the LOC125535345 gene encoding UPF0307 protein YE3790-like: MAHAAAAAAAVPLRRPLLLFLRPARLLSSVAPRSSSVRAYTRALRPLAPLPSDDEDPDDGDGAPSRNEKKREARRAVKWGMELAKFSPPQIKRIVRAASLEREVVDALMLVKKFGPDVREGRRRQYNYIGSLLRGAQPELMEDLIHSLKNGDESRIQALLSEVADKSMPIEDEEVGELPHEEEGEENQEYMEIADRWFEGLICQDIPVTNEVYAIHNVEFDRQELRKLVRIVQEVQKSMRDKDSGEGSDKKLSRAKKPLIMFLRSLAKKTLE, translated from the exons ATggcgcacgccgccgccgccgccgccgccgtgccgctgcgccgcccgctcctcctcttcctccggcCCGCCCGCCTCCTCTCCTCCGTCGCGCCCCGCTCGTCGTCCGTCCGCGCCTACACGCGCGCCCTCCGCCCCCTCGCCCCCCTCCCCTCCGACGACGAGGACCCggacgacggggacggcgcgCCCAGCCGCAACGAGAAGAAGCGGGAGGCCCGCCGCGCCGTGAAGTGGGGCATGGAGCTCGCCAAGTTCTCCCCTCCCCAGATCAAGCGCATCGTCAG GGCCGCGTCGCTGGAGCGCGAGGTGGTGGACGCTCTCATGCTGGTGAAG AAATTCGGACCCGATGTGCGCGAAGGAAGGAGGAGGCAGTACAATTACATCG GAAGCCTACTTCGCGGTGCACAGCCTGAATTGATGGAAGATCTTATCCATTCTTTGAAGAATGGAGATGAAAGCAGGATACAAGCCTTATTGAGTGAAGTGGCAGACAAGTCAATGCCGATTGAAGATGAGGAAGTGGGGGAGTTACCTCATGAAGAAGAG GGTGAGGAAAATCAAGAGTATATGGAAATTGCAGATAGATGGTTTGAGGGCCTCATCTGCCAAGACATTCCAGTTACCAATGAAGTTTATGCGATTCATAATGTTGAATTTGATCGTCAG GAACTACGGAAACTTGTGAGGATAGTCCAAGAGGTCCAAAAAAGCATGCGAGATAAAGATAGTGGAGAAGGATCTGATAAAAAGCTTTCCAGGGCAAAGAAACCACTTATCATGTTCCTTCGCTCCCTTGCAAAGAAGACACTTGAATAG